The proteins below come from a single Natranaerofaba carboxydovora genomic window:
- the cbiD gene encoding cobalt-precorrin-5B (C(1))-methyltransferase CbiD has product MELELKKISYTYPGNIQALKDINLTIGKGKFYGLLGVNGSGKSTLLNIISRLTPLKKASDGNILLNGRELNDYKDEELYSIIGMVFQNPEDQLFVNNVLEDVAFGPLNSGLSPEEAKSKANKALGQVGALDLKNRSIDQLSFGQKKRVALAGVLAMDPELLLLDEPTAGLDPMTASNLLKLFKRLNKERQITIFMATQDVDLIPLAADELIILQEGEVKKQGPLKDVINPKTKNTLRKAGLRLPRISHLYEIIQSEQGLESTLPLTIGQAKDELLKENAKIKKFYSESPKAKKTPEKKSGNLKKGFTTGSTACAAAKGALYSLINHKCPGEVQIKTLNGQNLKIDIACSSIAPPSRDNTFHCGVRKDGGDDPDVTHNLMIMAEVELTYKTGEVEIEGGHGVGTVTKPGLPAKKGDAAINPGPKKMIEDNLKEILPLDNGAKVTIWVPGGDKIAKKTLNEKLGIMDGISILGTTGIVEPMSTEAYRDSLYMQLHQIKAQNLSTAVFTPGKIGENNAKAINIPEENIVFIGNFVGYMLSSATEILDDDSDILLFGHIGKLSKIAAGIYQTHSRMADARKEVFITHSALNGASQKLIERLYHSNTTEEMLSFLKDDDEGNNDTDTGKILNSIAEKITANCEELVKNDLNVGAILTDRSGNILAASQKAKTICEKEGWKWDK; this is encoded by the coding sequence ATGGAATTAGAACTAAAAAAAATCTCATATACCTATCCAGGTAATATCCAAGCATTAAAAGATATCAATTTAACAATTGGCAAAGGCAAATTTTACGGACTTTTGGGGGTTAATGGATCCGGTAAATCTACTTTGTTAAATATAATCTCAAGATTAACTCCGTTAAAAAAAGCATCCGATGGCAACATATTACTAAATGGCAGAGAACTTAACGATTATAAAGATGAAGAACTCTATAGTATAATCGGGATGGTTTTTCAAAATCCCGAAGATCAGTTATTTGTCAACAATGTTTTAGAAGATGTAGCATTTGGTCCCCTTAACAGCGGACTATCACCTGAAGAAGCAAAAAGCAAAGCCAATAAAGCCCTTGGGCAGGTCGGCGCCCTAGACCTCAAAAATAGAAGTATCGATCAATTAAGTTTTGGCCAAAAAAAACGTGTAGCTCTTGCAGGGGTCCTAGCCATGGACCCCGAATTGTTGTTACTTGACGAACCTACTGCAGGTCTTGACCCGATGACAGCTTCAAACCTTCTAAAGCTTTTTAAAAGATTAAATAAAGAAAGACAAATCACTATTTTTATGGCAACTCAGGATGTAGATTTAATTCCTTTAGCAGCTGATGAGCTAATTATTTTACAAGAAGGAGAAGTTAAGAAACAAGGCCCTCTAAAAGATGTAATCAATCCCAAAACTAAAAACACCCTAAGAAAAGCCGGGTTAAGACTGCCAAGAATCTCTCATCTATATGAGATTATTCAATCTGAACAAGGTTTAGAAAGTACACTACCCCTTACAATTGGACAGGCCAAGGATGAGCTGTTAAAAGAAAACGCTAAGATCAAAAAGTTCTACAGCGAAAGCCCTAAAGCAAAAAAAACACCAGAGAAAAAATCAGGCAACCTAAAAAAAGGCTTTACTACAGGAAGTACAGCATGTGCAGCAGCTAAAGGCGCTCTATATTCTTTAATAAATCACAAATGTCCAGGTGAGGTACAAATAAAAACTTTAAACGGCCAAAACTTAAAAATTGACATCGCCTGCAGCAGTATAGCTCCTCCATCAAGAGATAACACATTCCACTGCGGTGTTAGAAAAGATGGTGGAGATGACCCTGATGTCACTCATAATCTTATGATTATGGCAGAGGTAGAACTGACATATAAAACTGGGGAAGTCGAAATAGAAGGCGGACATGGAGTAGGAACAGTAACTAAACCAGGACTTCCGGCAAAAAAAGGTGATGCAGCTATTAATCCTGGACCTAAAAAAATGATAGAAGACAACTTAAAAGAAATTCTCCCATTAGATAATGGTGCAAAAGTAACTATATGGGTGCCAGGTGGCGATAAAATAGCCAAAAAAACCCTAAACGAAAAATTAGGTATAATGGACGGTATATCAATCCTTGGAACGACAGGTATTGTAGAACCTATGTCTACTGAAGCCTACAGGGACTCGTTATACATGCAGCTGCATCAGATAAAAGCACAAAACTTAAGCACTGCTGTCTTCACACCGGGCAAAATCGGTGAAAATAATGCTAAAGCTATAAACATACCTGAAGAAAACATTGTATTCATTGGTAATTTTGTTGGATACATGTTATCATCAGCTACTGAAATATTAGATGATGACAGCGATATCTTGCTATTTGGCCATATTGGCAAACTAAGTAAGATTGCAGCCGGAATCTATCAAACTCACAGTAGGATGGCTGATGCAAGAAAAGAAGTTTTTATTACCCACTCTGCACTAAACGGGGCAAGCCAAAAACTTATAGAAAGACTATATCACTCTAATACCACCGAAGAGATGCTAAGCTTTTTAAAAGATGATGACGAAGGCAATAATGACACTGATACTGGCAAAATTCTTAACTCCATCGCAGAAAAAATAACAGCCAACTGTGAAGAGTTGGTAAAAAATGACTTAAATGTTGGCGCTATTTTAACGGATAGAAGTGGTAATATACTTGCAGCCAGCCAAAAAGCTAAAACTATATGTGAAAAAGAGGGATGGAAATGGGACAAATAA
- the cobU gene encoding bifunctional adenosylcobinamide kinase/adenosylcobinamide-phosphate guanylyltransferase, whose protein sequence is MSKLILVTGGARSGKSDYAEQLAKESPLPVSYVATAEPHDEEMKRRIEVHRERRPIDWETIEEPLYLFHRFNSLCKKKQLILVDCVTVYLSNKLMKYWDKWDERFETFVLEEFKKMIDIIKKNEAETIFVTNEVGFGLVPEHKMGRVFRDLAGRANRIIAESSDEVYLVISGIPTQIK, encoded by the coding sequence ATGTCTAAACTTATTTTGGTAACAGGTGGAGCTCGCTCAGGGAAAAGTGATTATGCTGAACAACTAGCCAAAGAATCTCCTTTGCCTGTGTCATATGTAGCTACTGCTGAGCCGCATGATGAGGAGATGAAAAGAAGAATAGAAGTTCACAGAGAAAGAAGGCCTATAGATTGGGAAACAATTGAGGAGCCTTTATATCTTTTTCATAGGTTTAATTCTTTATGTAAAAAAAAGCAACTAATTTTGGTTGACTGTGTAACCGTTTATCTTTCAAATAAACTTATGAAATACTGGGATAAGTGGGATGAAAGATTTGAAACTTTTGTGCTAGAAGAATTCAAAAAAATGATTGATATTATAAAAAAAAATGAAGCAGAAACTATCTTTGTTACCAATGAAGTTGGTTTTGGTTTGGTGCCTGAACACAAAATGGGTAGGGTTTTCAGAGATCTTGCAGGTCGTGCCAATCGTATAATTGCTGAGTCCTCTGATGAAGTATATTTAGTTATTTCAGGGATACCTACGCAGATAAAATAG
- a CDS encoding energy-coupling factor ABC transporter permease: MHLPDGAMGITQAASWWALTGGSLITAVMAFRNKAKDIPGIKGILGLLTAVSFVISTIHFPIPVIGSSAHMVGAAIIAFIIGPKLLPIIIFLSLFIQALFFSHGGLTTLGANTFATWFGGFFGWAIFYYSDKINYKNSNFFFIATTWLAGFLGSIIVYAISSTQIALSEVHEAAFSTAWATAAIAYAPTQVPFAIVEGIITVGVLKFLMSRRPQIFEHLRPVSIIDPLKHN, translated from the coding sequence ATGCATTTACCTGATGGTGCAATGGGCATAACACAAGCTGCTAGTTGGTGGGCTCTAACTGGAGGATCTCTTATAACGGCAGTAATGGCTTTTAGAAACAAAGCCAAAGATATTCCGGGCATTAAAGGTATCTTGGGCCTATTGACCGCAGTATCTTTTGTAATCTCAACGATACATTTTCCTATACCTGTAATTGGAAGCAGTGCACACATGGTGGGAGCTGCGATAATAGCTTTTATTATCGGGCCAAAATTATTACCCATAATCATTTTTCTATCATTGTTTATCCAGGCTTTATTTTTCTCTCATGGAGGTTTAACAACCCTCGGCGCTAACACTTTTGCCACCTGGTTTGGCGGATTTTTTGGCTGGGCTATATTTTATTACTCAGACAAAATAAACTACAAAAATTCTAATTTCTTTTTTATAGCTACAACCTGGTTGGCTGGTTTTTTGGGAAGTATAATTGTGTATGCTATTTCCTCTACTCAAATAGCTCTCTCAGAAGTCCATGAAGCTGCCTTTAGTACAGCATGGGCAACTGCTGCCATAGCATATGCTCCAACCCAGGTTCCTTTTGCAATTGTTGAAGGTATAATTACAGTCGGAGTTTTAAAATTTCTTATGTCAAGAAGGCCGCAGATTTTCGAACACCTAAGACCTGTATCTATTATTGATCCGTTAAAACACAATTAG
- the cbiE gene encoding precorrin-6y C5,15-methyltransferase (decarboxylating) subunit CbiE: MGQINIVGCGTGSEDYLLPIAKTKIENASIIVASEKTAIISDKINSNPKEKFIFDKNLNEVIDFLEEKVFNKGLEATILLTGDPGFYSLLSLLKKKFPGESFNIIPGISSIQVAFARLNEIWHDGVILSLHGRSENLSKLCQHLRNQDKTCVLLGNLDTHELKEKLLQNNIPEDQEVAICANLTLPEEEVLKTTIKNLDSYSPKKDCLLVFTNSCSTSNARNHSKVNNNDNIDGSYTNIMIKDSEFIREKVPMTKEEIRTIILAKLNLFKGATIWDIGAGTGSISIQGALNIGTSGAVYAIDHKDEAVKLIKKNIEKFNCPQVIPIRGKAPEVLKELPNPDRVVIGGSDKKIIEIINYLEEQNKFEGAVVIPTIAFETFEKAYNYLKNNKNWTIDVTSLQVNNLESLGAVSLWKSKNPVSIITATKSV, encoded by the coding sequence ATGGGACAAATAAACATAGTAGGATGTGGAACAGGAAGTGAAGACTACCTCCTTCCTATCGCTAAAACCAAAATAGAAAATGCAAGTATAATTGTAGCTAGCGAAAAAACCGCTATTATTTCTGATAAAATTAACTCAAACCCTAAAGAAAAATTTATTTTTGATAAAAATTTAAATGAAGTCATTGATTTTTTAGAGGAAAAGGTTTTTAATAAAGGTTTAGAAGCTACTATTTTACTTACCGGAGATCCCGGTTTTTATAGTTTATTATCCCTATTAAAAAAGAAATTCCCCGGGGAAAGTTTCAATATTATCCCCGGGATTAGCTCGATTCAGGTGGCTTTTGCAAGATTAAATGAAATATGGCATGACGGGGTAATCTTAAGCCTTCACGGCAGAAGCGAAAATCTTTCTAAACTTTGTCAACATTTACGAAATCAAGATAAGACCTGCGTTCTTTTGGGTAACCTTGATACTCACGAGCTTAAAGAAAAACTTCTTCAAAACAATATCCCAGAAGATCAGGAAGTGGCAATCTGTGCAAATCTTACCCTTCCAGAAGAAGAAGTTTTAAAAACTACTATAAAAAATCTTGATAGCTATTCACCAAAAAAAGATTGTCTCTTAGTCTTTACTAATAGTTGCTCTACCAGCAATGCTAGAAATCATTCTAAAGTTAATAATAATGATAACATTGATGGTTCTTATACAAACATAATGATCAAGGATAGCGAATTTATCAGAGAAAAAGTTCCTATGACAAAAGAAGAGATAAGAACTATAATCCTTGCCAAGTTAAATCTTTTCAAAGGAGCAACTATTTGGGATATCGGAGCCGGTACAGGTTCTATATCTATACAGGGAGCATTAAACATCGGAACCAGCGGAGCTGTTTATGCTATCGATCACAAGGATGAAGCAGTAAAATTAATCAAAAAAAATATAGAAAAATTTAATTGCCCCCAGGTTATACCCATCAGAGGGAAAGCACCGGAAGTATTAAAAGAACTGCCAAACCCTGATAGAGTTGTAATCGGTGGTAGTGACAAAAAGATAATCGAAATTATTAATTATTTAGAAGAGCAAAATAAATTTGAAGGTGCTGTTGTTATACCTACAATTGCCTTTGAAACTTTTGAAAAGGCTTATAATTATTTAAAAAATAACAAAAACTGGACCATAGACGTTACAAGCCTACAGGTTAATAATCTTGAAAGCCTCGGAGCCGTATCACTATGGAAAAGTAAGAATCCTGTTTCTATAATTACAGCCACAAAAAGCGTTTAG
- the cbiB gene encoding adenosylcobinamide-phosphate synthase CbiB produces the protein MITGAFLLDLLIGDPFGRYHPVCLIGILIDKLKDLAFKIFKTPTSLKAGGVVLALIVIFITYYVSVLLVSIGWWVELLLLYFCISIKSLTYHLKDVLDPLMHGDLDSARKAVGKVVGRDVSRLNDSEVSRAGIETAAESFGDGIMAPLFFGAIGGAPLAMTYKAVNTLDSMIGYKFLPYRDLGYFSAKLDDVLNYIPARLSAYIFLLVGRLKKLNYKKAVSLRKKDASKHPSPNAGQSESVVAGLLEVRLGGLNYYNGEESFRAYMGENQKLPGPHHLKSAINLINISAWMALLFSVVLSLIINYLI, from the coding sequence TTGATAACTGGAGCTTTTTTGCTTGACTTACTTATAGGAGATCCTTTTGGAAGGTATCACCCGGTTTGTTTGATTGGAATTTTAATTGACAAGCTTAAAGATCTAGCTTTTAAAATATTTAAAACACCAACCAGCTTAAAAGCTGGCGGAGTTGTATTGGCACTCATCGTAATATTTATAACCTACTATGTATCAGTTCTGTTGGTGAGTATAGGCTGGTGGGTTGAACTTTTACTTCTTTATTTTTGTATTTCTATTAAAAGTTTGACCTATCATTTAAAAGATGTATTAGATCCTCTTATGCATGGGGATTTGGATAGTGCAAGAAAAGCAGTTGGTAAAGTTGTAGGTAGGGATGTTTCAAGGCTAAATGATAGTGAAGTATCAAGGGCAGGAATTGAGACGGCTGCTGAGAGTTTTGGAGATGGTATTATGGCGCCCCTTTTTTTTGGAGCTATTGGTGGGGCTCCCCTCGCTATGACATATAAAGCTGTCAACACCTTGGACTCTATGATTGGGTACAAATTTTTGCCTTATAGAGATTTAGGTTATTTTTCTGCTAAACTTGATGATGTTTTAAATTATATCCCTGCAAGATTATCGGCATATATATTCCTTTTGGTTGGAAGGCTAAAAAAGTTAAATTATAAAAAAGCGGTTTCATTAAGAAAAAAAGATGCCAGTAAACATCCAAGTCCAAATGCTGGCCAATCAGAAAGTGTTGTGGCTGGTTTGTTGGAGGTTAGACTTGGAGGTCTTAATTATTATAATGGGGAAGAATCTTTTCGGGCATATATGGGAGAAAACCAAAAGCTTCCAGGACCTCATCATC
- a CDS encoding energy-coupling factor transporter transmembrane component T family protein yields MIKILSQNYIRPKLAFTSLHPLNKFAFSAVLFTIAFIISLPVQLLFLLLGMCIFLFLLNIEHDKTVTTVKAALLRFIVPGSMGFFLFIFNLFTRKGAEIFSFELPFVGFDLIATYEGLNFGLSIFLRIILLASILWFFCLVTSKAELVGLFKHFRVPHEIIDIFNFSTRYLIYLKDEIKKVQKAQKTRLGYTSFLRSAKSTITLAGTLFLKAFDQALRTDAALKVRGYKEKLFYLPFPNYNLNDFYFLSIIFISFFTIVGSIYLGHMFITDLIQILL; encoded by the coding sequence ATGATTAAGATTTTAAGCCAGAATTATATTAGACCCAAACTGGCTTTCACATCGCTCCATCCTCTAAACAAATTTGCTTTTTCTGCAGTTTTATTTACAATAGCATTTATAATATCATTACCTGTCCAGTTATTATTTTTACTGTTAGGGATGTGTATCTTCTTATTTCTATTAAACATAGAGCATGACAAGACCGTTACTACAGTCAAAGCTGCCCTGTTAAGATTTATAGTACCTGGCAGTATGGGCTTTTTCCTTTTTATATTTAATCTATTCACCAGAAAAGGAGCCGAGATATTCAGTTTTGAGCTGCCATTTGTAGGTTTTGACTTGATCGCAACTTACGAAGGTTTAAATTTTGGCTTATCTATTTTTTTGAGGATTATACTGCTTGCATCAATCTTATGGTTTTTTTGTCTTGTTACATCAAAAGCCGAGCTTGTTGGGCTCTTTAAGCATTTTAGAGTTCCTCATGAGATAATTGACATATTTAATTTTTCAACTCGTTATCTTATTTACTTAAAAGACGAGATAAAAAAAGTACAAAAAGCTCAAAAGACACGTCTTGGCTATACCAGCTTCTTAAGGTCTGCCAAGTCTACAATAACTTTGGCTGGCACACTTTTTTTAAAGGCATTTGATCAGGCTTTAAGAACTGATGCGGCATTAAAAGTCAGAGGATATAAAGAAAAACTGTTTTACTTACCCTTTCCAAATTATAACCTTAATGATTTTTATTTTCTTTCAATAATATTTATTTCGTTTTTTACTATAGTAGGAAGCATTTATCTAGGTCACATGTTCATAACCGATCTAATACAAATTTTATTATAA
- the cobI gene encoding precorrin-2 C(20)-methyltransferase: MNSETSSKNSTAKLYGIGIGPGEPGLLTLKALKALEESDVLFIPKATPEKDSLAYDITKKAFEEFSCTDKMPETEDLIFPMKRNKDELKAYWDKAVDIIIDKLNKNKTVSIITLGDPTLYSTYGYLLEIISDNYPNYPVETIPGIYSFSAISSRINLPLVLGDEKVIVIPVEKDSTYQNELLNYETIVFMKVSSNFEGLLSQLIEADRAHEAVLMSRLGQDQETIITNLEDLKGEKIDYFSTIIVNPRIPNMAGDQIAKRK, encoded by the coding sequence ATGAATAGTGAAACCAGTTCAAAAAACTCCACAGCTAAATTATATGGAATAGGTATTGGGCCTGGTGAGCCAGGACTTTTAACTCTAAAAGCATTAAAAGCTTTGGAGGAAAGTGATGTATTATTTATCCCCAAAGCAACCCCTGAAAAGGACAGCCTTGCTTATGATATAACAAAAAAGGCTTTTGAAGAGTTTAGCTGTACTGACAAAATGCCAGAAACTGAAGATCTAATATTCCCCATGAAACGAAATAAAGACGAACTTAAAGCATATTGGGATAAAGCAGTCGATATAATAATTGACAAGTTAAATAAAAACAAAACTGTTTCTATAATTACATTAGGTGACCCTACTCTTTATAGTACCTACGGTTATCTCCTTGAAATAATAAGTGACAACTATCCTAACTATCCTGTAGAAACTATCCCGGGGATTTATTCTTTTAGCGCAATCAGCAGTAGGATTAACCTTCCCCTGGTGTTAGGAGATGAAAAGGTTATTGTAATACCTGTAGAAAAAGATAGCACCTACCAAAATGAACTGTTAAACTACGAGACAATAGTATTTATGAAAGTTTCTTCAAATTTTGAAGGACTGTTAAGTCAATTAATAGAAGCAGATAGAGCTCACGAAGCAGTTTTGATGTCAAGGTTAGGACAAGATCAAGAAACCATTATTACAAATCTTGAAGACCTAAAAGGTGAAAAGATAGATTATTTTTCCACTATAATAGTAAATCCAAGAATACCAAATATGGCAGGTGATCAGATTGCAAAAAGAAAATAA